The following nucleotide sequence is from Citrus sinensis cultivar Valencia sweet orange chromosome 6, DVS_A1.0, whole genome shotgun sequence.
tttttatctcaggttatataacccaaaacatactttcctttagtctaaaacagggtaccaaaccagataagaaattatcaaaagttttctgatgcacaggatccttgcaagaggcaagtgcagagcatacttccttaagtttcaaaatgaacaaatgtaagttttcttcttattttaaatactGTAGAGCTTCATTGacagagagaaaagagaaatgagAAATTCATGAGTATAGAAGGCTAGAgatgttattaatattgtgCTCTACTTCCAACGAGGAGAAGATGAGCTTATATAGAAAAGGATAGGACAGGGCCCCTATCACTTTACAAACGACAAGTTTTAAAAGCaaagcaataaaaataaactaaagcatgactcatgctttaattattacaagcCAACtttgaaaaagcaaaagtaataaagacaaattaaagcaTGAAAAGCATGACAAGCATGactcatgctttaattattacaagcCAACtttgaaaaaagcaaaagatgcCAAATTGCATGAATCACGGAGATGAGAGATTCATGTAATCTTCATCTGATGAGATGTCAATCGCATTGTTatcttttgaaaagaaaacttTGAGTGATAGACGTGgagtttctggtggatgttgATGATCTGGTCGACGTGGTGGCCAAGGGCAAAATATTTTGCGCCAAGAACAAGACGGGTGTTCCTTGGATCCAGTTGGTGCGCTAGAACTGGCTTTATTTGTTGGATCGTCTGGGGTAGGTGCTGGTGGTGTTTGTTGGAGGTTCTGAAGGTGTTGACTTAAGGGTAAAAATGCTTCCCATGGGTCTTGTGCATCCactttggtatcagagccttcATTTCCTTTCTCAAAATGGTATGATCAaagtttgcttctttttttcttcgaCCCTTCCACGACAGAGAGAATTTTCTACTAATGGCATCCACTTCCTCCAATGCTGCTTCTATTTCTTCTGTCATTACCTCCGTTTCCCTTTCTTCCACCCTCTCCTTACCCAAATCTTGTTCCAAACACACTGCTAGTAAGATCGAAAATTTAGTTGAATATTCTTATATCCCTGAATCTGCTCAGATCAATGAAtattcttttcctcttcttagTCCTTATCACCTCTATAAACGACCACACTTCTTTACTCGCAGTCTCCGAACCCTTATTTCCACCAAAAGACCACAtccaaaagaatatatccaaTCATCCAAATTGGATCAGTGTTCCCTCCAGGCTACCACAGctgaacaatatgtcacttTGGAAATTCCCCCTGGAGTTTATTTCCAACTGGCAAAGAgaaggttatactcatctCCATATCGGAGGAGTCAGATTAATCCTAACCTTACCTGGAAGGAAAGGATTACCAGTCACAGCCAGAATTGTTATGCTGGATACTAGGTTCACACATTACCAAGATGTTGTTATTGGTACTGTCTTAACCACTCTTCATGCTggaagtgttttactcacTTTCTATCCCAATTTCAACCTTTCTCTTTAAGACACTAATCTCTCTACTGCCTTGAAAGTCCAAGTGCAAATTCAAGGTGCCGAACAAATCTCTTCTGCAAAAATTGCAACTCTTCACCATCAATTGGTCTATCGGCTCCAGAACCATGCCTTAGACCTTCCATCACCTGAGCACCACTCTGACGCCCTCATGGTGTTAGCAGAATCAGATCAGATACCAACCATAATTCAAATTCCAAGACAGATCCCTAGACATGAACTCATAAAACTCATGCCCTTGGAATGGATTTCAAACTATGAGAAGTTCCACACCAATACTTCTCCTATCCAAACAACAGAAAGTATGTTTGAATAAAGATTTGATGGAACTGTCCGAATGACTTTTCGACCTCCACCAACAGCACCAGAGGAGCCTCCACGGCTCTTATTCACTTATTCAGCTATGGTTACAGCTGTTCAGACCGCTCAAGAAAAGCTGCtgacacgactcaaaagtgtattgctctcaagtataagagtgtctagttataatataacccggtGAGACCGGGTCGAACCACATGGAGTTTTAAATCTagtaaaactaagaaaattaataacggggtaaagaaattatttgaaattgatttaaaaataagctaagTTTTAGGATCCACTCTCtgtattcaaattataattttattactctctcatttatattttgcctcacttttatcaattaattattatatcatttaattctatgtgtgtggataaatatagaataaaatacctaatgtgccacattatattaatgtgtcgacattatgtcaaaatatcataaaattcagtgagatttataaattaacataatataaaaataattagaaaagaattaaataaccttaaaaactcatttgagaaaataataataataaatagtttgaAACATTGAGCTTCACCCTTCATCtcagcttaataaaattagctactcatatttaaagaaaacacaatactctttttatttgataaactttttgaaatatattacaaagaaaattgatacaaatggaaacaaaaaaagaaaagaaaagaaaagaaacaaagaaagaaagaaattcttcaGCTGCACTCTATTCTCTCTCGGCTTAAGCTCTCAAAATAGCTCTCAAAATTGGCTCTTTGAAAAAGGATCCCCCGCTTGGCGTGCCACCCtttgccttttataggcaaagtaaatcatcttcttttattttattttattaatattaatattttatttattttttatattatatatatatattgaattgtGTGATGGCCAGGAGGCGTGATggcctcctgaccatcaccaacatgtttttgttcttttgttctttttttattttatttattatttattattacatctcttcaattttgttcCAGTAGTTCGTCTTTGTTCCcgctttcaatttcaattctatctttattcctgaaaaatatttacaagataaaaattaacaaattacgaattaatttaacataaaatatatttggggagtattaaaataatttagaaataatgaacgcattaatcgacacaataagtgaaaaactaataattttatccttattaaatgtacactttttagtgttaatcacaccccccaaccagcttattgctaggcCCTAGCAATTTAAGcgataaaaatttagagaaatttcaaaaccaaattgaaaatatttttttttttgaaaaattgtgtttacttcttCCATCAAATTAATGactataatcaaataaaagtataagcattatcttcaGACTACAGAAAATCACACCCgcacaaaataatttagtaaaatcctgtaaaatgatcaattatcAGAGCAACATTAATCAAGCCACTTTTAAGAATGATAcatcaaaccccaaaatctcacgaTTAAGAGTGACTCTCTCAAAAGAATATATACCCCAAATTAATTCGTCactcaaaaaaaaatggtaaatctgaaataataaaacaatatcacatgctctcaccaagatgaaaaaaataatgcccacggcttagaaataaaatgatctcaaGTCCAATGAATTACtagcaaattttatttttatttttatgcatcaccACATCTTTTAGTCCATATTACCAGCTtttacttcagactatagttcccaAAAATCGAGAAGGACTTTTAGTAgaacgtaacgtaggctagagTTATGACTAACAAAAAAGGTaataggaaaaacaaaaatatatgtttgaaaaatagggGACTTTGTGGAGATTATaaggtgcttttttttttgcttggatttttttttttattaattgatatatacataacattttttttatagcacCATTATTAGGAATACATAATCATCCttattttcaaacataattgggtgatggaaaacataaaatataaggtGATACTCCTCATTGGAGTAGGAAAAGATGATAGGTTaccaaagaaaaagtttttttttttttaaaggctcaaaggggttaactatggattcTTTATAATAGGGTTGGCTAGAAAGGCttaaacggatcaaagatggccttttgTCGTCTTTTAGGGTTCCATATGATCTTTCATATCCACTAGTTCAATGGACTTTTAGATGCGGctgcacaattttttttttttaaatattgagatCTTGTACAAAAAATTGTGACGTTGTATAGGCAAACAAGGTTACTCTCCAAggataataggctcaaaaactcgcTTGGTCTTTTCATAACATGTACATTCCTCCAAATGGCTTAATCAATTTCACTCattcaatttctcaatttacGTTTCAACATGCAAAGGGAAAAACATAGTATAACATAACTCAAGGCCAAAGATAATACGaataccaaaatttgaaaatcatcatgttatccaatgttaaaatatcacaccgaaaaataatttttttttttttaagaaaacacTAAAAAATTGGAACTAATTGCAGAAACTTAAGTAGAtgattaagagaaaaagagaaaaagactgaaaacaaaaagttagaaacatttcttttttggaagaaaacacaaaagttaagaagatgcgtttctagagacACTACATTCTATATTttgccatcttcgactcaaacttttatccaaagttagtctttacaacaaaaattagtaaaaacatcaCTAGGACTAagacattccacaattatcaactattccctccccccaacctgaaGGAGACATTGTCTTCAATGTCTAAAGAAAtgagtagagtttagaagatatCATCTGGCCACTGCTGGAAATATTTACAgacggagagttaaatctaatttacactttttaCGAGAGTTAGTGCCATCATCATCCGTTGCCCAATCCAACGCCAAAGTCATGGGATCTGACTCTGGTTTGTAAGCttgcaaaagatcaagtaactcattagcagtagGAGCCCAAatgaagagttttttcactGAGGatgtaatgaaataattttttattgcatgattaagaaatgttattaatccatcataaaagttattaacatttaacaaaccgatgggttttttatGGACATTCAAATGGGCCCAAGAAGCAAATGTAATTAGCGACTCCAAAGTTACAAGGTCTcctggcaagaaaataaaagcgtCAGCATGATtcaacatttcaaatattctttcttgcatacctgagacaactaactcttctctAGTTGGTGAGTCTGGTAGACATCCTAAAGGTTTTAAGGCTTTTGGAATGATGCCTAGCACTTGGCTACCTCGAACGAAAGCAACTTCAGAGACAAGCTTTGACAACCCTCGGTCACCTCCTCCACATACAAGATGTAGTTTCCTCTCTGCTATAacacgaccaagatctatggctgcctgaACGAACTCCTTATACTTTCCATAACGAAATccaaaaagcacacaaatgtttttAAGTTGACTACTTGAAGTTGGTGCCATTAGAACaattctaaaaagaaacaatttgtgagtgcttgaaaaGAAGTTCCTATTTAAGGATCTTGGTGACGGACATAATGATATACATCTGTAAATAGGGTGATGTGTTTGTCAAATGACGCATGAAGCTTTTAGCTTAATAATTCAAAGACAAccagtgaaaagaaaaagtaaacagtgattagataaaataaagaaaaaaaaacacaataataataataatgcaaaagataaaataacagtaaaataaaaggatatttactggtagttgtgattgtggctcacatcttcctctggttttacgtccagtaacggcttgaacgccctctatgggtcgaggataggcttcccatccagttttcttataaactggcaaacagggtcttTTAGAGTCAGATTCTTAAGACTAAACTGTGCACTTTCCTTTTGGAACAGCTtccataaattttgaatttcacgtTCAACATATCCGCTCGGATGcgtctcaagagatcgtaagatatcatccaacgattctttactcatgccatccttaacgaatttgattttatcttcacgATTTATagaaaccattcctaaagctTTACAACGTGGATTTTTGCAAGCGAGTCTTACACAGTGAGAACATTCAGAGCCAAGTCGCTtagctctttttttcttagcAAATCTACTTTTACAAAAACCAGGCATGTAGGAAATGAATGGATCAGAAAACTCACTTGACAATCGGACCTTTACTTCAATTAACCAGCAAATGTCAGCAGGAATcccattgatcattaacaaacgcaGTCGTTCACAACAAGCtttgtaaatcttcttaaaagcattttgagggagagagggaaaatgttggtgcaaattttattgtattactTTCATGCTTGACATTGAggtttcagttattgtgggaaactgaGAATACCGACTTAAAAAGTCatggagtaccgttatccgccatttatacgggagagtgaatcaaaacaaatcaaatctgcaaaatcaaatcaaaagtgaaaaagaacaataaaacaaaaacacacaaGGAATAAAACTCACCTTCGTCCTTTTATTGAATCCAGATCTAATTGTAGATTATAAATACCATCCTCTATTTCCTTGAGTTGTCTTTCTAGGTCTTTCACGTgagatactaactctggtggttgcagatcCCAAATGGgatgtaatttacaaaatcgGAGCAATTTTCTCAGGTGAAATTTTACATGAAAAAGCGTTTTAAGatgattgaaaaagaaatttctcaTGGAGGTACTCATGacaagtataaaaatttagtGAGCTAAATCACAATTGCCAAacaacacacaattaaaacaatgcAATGCACTCCATTCAAGACatagggaaaaggaaaaagaaagaaaaaaaatcaaataattcaaacgATAAAGTAACAgtaaatcaaattcacaaaacgttaaaatgaaaaggcctaatcaaaattttggtgggtcactcaaattgatTTCGGTATCTGTTTcacgtggttggtattccagatattgtttcaatctttgaccattaactttaaatgcgATACATCTCTTGATAATCTAGAAAGGCTAATGACACATGCAATGCTAACAATGCATgctaaagaaattaatgatgCATAAAACACTGAATgaaattgcagaaataaagcaaactaaaaattaaataagcaaaaatgcgaaataaaaataaacaaactgaaaataaataaaataaataacttaggCGGTGAAACCAGccataaacaaagaaattaaaagaaacaatttaagcggtattttaaaaccaaccatataataaaacataaaattaaataaattaatgcacaaaaataaataaactgaaattaaaatgctaGGTGGTAGAACCGaccatataaataaattagcaaagtgaaattaaaatgctaGGCGGTAGAACCGAccatttaaacaaaaaatacataaattaacaaaatttaaatatcagTTAGGCAGTAAAACCgaccatttaaaataaatgcggAAAGtaaattgcaaaaatttaaagaaataaatttgatttgggGACTGATTTGCAAAGGTTTCTGGGCTAAGATGAAGTTTCTCAcaaattttatggataatgTTAAGGTTTGAAAAGAAGAGGGGTGCTAACTGAAGTTTtacaaaaagagaataaaatagaatCACGGAAAGATGGtaaagacaaaacaaaaaaaataaaaataaagtaaagacaaactaatactaaatttagaaaactccccggcaacggcgccaaaaacttgacacgactcaaaagtgtattactctcaagtataagagtgtctagttataatataacccggtGAGACCGGGGTCGAACCACAGGGAGTTTTAAATCTagtaaaactaagaaaattcaGCCATGGTTACAGCTGTTCAGACCGCTCAAGAAAAGCTGCCAATTACAGGATTCAATTCAGAAGGATATCATGTCTACCCTGCCAAACTTAAGGGCCACTTTCTTTGGGATTCACCAGGATCAGGAAATTGTGACCCAGATTGTCCCTGttgggatgattgggaagacGATGATGTTGACCTGCAGTGaagaagaaaaccaaaaaagaaaaaacctaaAGCTCCGTGCTCACACAATCAACCTAAACCACCTCATCatcctccaccaccaccagctCCTTTACCCATCTACCAAAAAGAACTCAGATGGATTGCAAAAAATTGCAAGACTGAAGTTCTTCCACACATCTAGAATTCCAACCCACCCATACAGCCTAtggcttgtatgatgttttcatcCACCTCCCAAGATTATTCCTCCAATTTCCCTGTCCTCGAAACCCAGACCGATCCACAACGAAAGGTCATAACCAAACCCTTTATTCCTTCAGCCATAACTTCTACAAATCATTTAGAAGACCCCAAACCTTTTGAGGTTGTtctcaactggcaaacccaaaatgccagaGCTCAAAATGAAACCTTGGTTGATATCCATAAGAAGGTTAACCATATCAGTTTACGAACTGATCATATCGAGTCTAAGATGGACTCTATCACTTCCCAGATGCagcaaatttaccaaaatctTCAATCCAGAATCTTTCAACTGGATTCAGAATTACGAACCATGCTGAGTCATagatactatggcccaaaattttatcaaagagaaaaggaaatcagaaaattgaaagcaaaacTTGAACAGATTGAGGCAGAAAGGCAAAGGCCCACATTATTTACCACCTCTCCACCATTACCTCCCATCAGCCTAGTCTTCCATCCTTTTGCACCTATGCTTTCTCCCATAAAACCACAAGACCCATCTAAATTATTTGGCATGACACATACTTTATTTAGAAATCATCCTCTGCCAAAACCAACTAGATCTAAACCTCATCCTCGACCAAGACCAGAAAACCCACAGTTTCAATCACCTTTGTCAATCCCATAACAGCAACCACCTATTTATACCCCACTTCCTCCTCAACCAACACCAACTCAGGCCAAAGATAAATCCCCAATGCAACAATATAGTGCCCAAATGATCCCAGATCCATCCGATACAGACCAAACCTCTTATTCAAATCTAGCCGTTTCAGAAGATCCATCTGAATCTAAAATAGAATCTTCCATTTCATCTAGTGATACTGAAAAATCTTATGCTGATATCACTAGAATCCTTATGGCCCAACCTGAAGAAACCAAGCTTGCTCAATCCTCAAGAACTGACCCATTCTTTGAAATACCCTCAGATATTGAGGAAGATCCCCCAGAAACATCCTCAGCTCTGAATCGGCCTGCTCAACCCCAAAATGATCATAAACCTtcaaatggtccatggttcacttttgatgatatcccTGCAGCTAAATGGAGAGACAAATTATCCGAAATGGCTGCTTGGACAGATCTCCAAATGTTAAGAGCAAATGCTACTCCAGCTTTAGTCCTTAGAGAACTTGCTACCCATTTTATGAGATctttaagagattggtttgatactTTAGGAGACTACAGACAATTACAGTTTGTGCAACTACCTAATGTCTCAACTGCTCTTTCTGTCATTCACGAACAATTCATTAGCAAATCAGCCGCAGTCTTGAAGCTGCAAGAAGAGACTACCTCAATATGAAATGCTGCTCCTTCAACTCTAAAgatcttgatttccattacAAACGGATGTCAATCCTGTTTTATAAGCTCAATGGGTTCAATGATCCGACTCTTAAACATGTATTTCTGGCATCATTACCTGAAGAATTGCAACCAGACATACAGAGGCAGCTTACGAGTCTCAATCTCACCATTGACAACATTTCCTTAGGAAGGATTTTCCAGATCGCCAAAGGatgtttggaaaaattatGTGAACAGAAACAATTCTTCAAAGAACTGTTACAAGACAAAGAGCCTTTCCGGAGTGTttgcaaaaagccttactTACAGATCAAatgtaagaaaaagaaagattgtGATTGCAacaccaaaaagaagaagcatttCCGAAAGTTCAATACTCCAGAATCGTTTTTGAGATCAAAATCCAGGCAAAAATCATACAAGTTTTTCAGGAAAAAAATCTAGTTCTTTCAGAGACCAAAAAAGGAGAAAGTCAAGCCGATGCTTCATTTGCAAAAATAAAGGCCATTATGCTAAGGATTGccccaacaaaaaagaaaaagcaataAAGACAAACTAAAGCATGactcatgctttaattattactagccaactttgaaaaaccaaaagtAATAAAGACAAACTCAATGATTTTGTACATCATTTACTGAAGAATGAAGCATTGAAGAAGACTTATAAGCATCAGTATTATCCGGTGCCTGATGAAAGTAGGTGGCCTCCTGAATTGCATTATAACATGCTTCCACCTATAATCATTAGAACTACTGGCAGGCCTCAaacaaagaagagaagagaggcGGATGAAAACAGGGCATTCAAGAGGAGTTCCAGTGTTAGGTGTAGTAATTTCGAAGAGTGGGGGCATAATGTGAGAACATGCAAAGTTGATAAGGGttcaaaaaaatgagaaagatgaaaattttaaagtcaacACATGTTACTTTGTgtaattataagttttgaagTTCTCTTTATATAAATTTCAGACTTATATATCTGCTTAATAATCTTATGATTTGTTTACACTACAGCTCAAGGGAAATGGATCAGGGATCAATAGTGAAAGCGGACAGAACTCAGGAGCCCAAAATCAACATGAGGCAGCAGTTGTCATTGAATTTAGAACATAAGAATTTGTCCATGATAATGGTTTGAATTTACTGATTCAGCAACTcacttttcttaatttatttgtttataaacTATTTCATACTTGctaatacaaatttttattattgaaggACAATTGACCCAATCATAGAGAGCTTGTAGATGATAAATCCCACAGCAACAGCTTTGGTggtaagaaatatttttgtatagtAATGACAGAGCCCAGACTAATCCCATACTACAAATTTTTTGGAGGGATGAGATGATACTTCACCTTACCTGTATAAGCTTTAAATTGTATAGATGTTGTATCATCTTTTACTCAACCATATAGATAAGTTTAagtctttttgttctttttttgtgAACTGTGTGATAGTGAAAATCCTCACACCATTAACAAAGCATTTAAGTTAAGTCAAAACTTAACAAACTACTGAAAGttgatttttgtaaatatgGGCTGTTGTTGATGTTGTATTGGCTGATTGTTTCACAACCATTAGTGACAGTTAGCACTTGTGTTGTTGctggattttattaattttgaaatatcatATTACTATATTTGGTTGCTTGATgtttttaacttcaattttatttgttgatgGATTGGTTACAggtgatattaaaatatcacaTGATTGGATGTGTGAATGTTCTTTGACAGATGCTTAGAAACtgttattgtttattttgtagttacaatttattttttgctcgAACACATTTGGATGCTGATAATAGGTTAGCTCAGttagttatgattttttttaaatatatgagTGGCATGATTGACTTTGTGTTTCATTGCAAATTGgagttataaatatatttcacTTAGAAAACACTATTGCATTTGAGTTATAAAgcagcaaaaaaaattttaatcatcaTTGGAACATTTAGTTTAGAAAGCATTAGACTTGGTGACACACTACATAAGGTACATGACAacattgaaaagaaagaataacacATTGAATACAACCATAACCTTAGCAACAGTTGCAACCTTCGTAGGTTTCCGTGATTTCTCCACTCTGATCTTCACTGTCTTCACGTCATTTTCAATTCTAGATAGTACCGCATAGCATACATCTGTTGACACGCATCCTTCAAATAAAGCTCCACTGCCCACCACTTAAAATATCCACAACTATTTTTTTTGGCACAACGATAGTAAAGCATATGTGGATTGTCATCGGATTCCGAAATCTTCAAATCGGCTCTCATATAACATTTGCATATCTTATTTGAGAACCTAATGAGCTTGCCATTGATTGTATTCCTCCAAGCTGGCTCATAAAATGTGTTTGATCGAACAGAATTGTTTGAACTTTGTGACTCCATTGATGTGCAAGAATGTTCCAGCTTTGAATAATGCTTGGGAAATGTTgagttttttaattgattgttgAATATATCAGAGATAGTTGATAAGGAGATGAAGTGATATTGGTAGTTTTGGGTTGGTGCCTTTAAAGTGAAATGAAagctaatttttctcttcagtTTGAGTTGAAAGTGTATGCTGCTTATTTAGCTTGTTTATGGCAAGTTATATAGCCACTGATATTGGCAATATAACCGTTAAAAGGCAACGGTAATAATGTCAGTAACATTGCAGTTCAATTTCAAGTATTAACTTCAATATTTATCCTTTccaatagttaaaaaaaaattgaaaatgtttgttttattCATCCAAGTCATTTTAGAAAGTCAAAAGGGTGATTTGGTATTTTTATTGACCATTTTGGCGCCAAAACATACATGCTATTATTGACGCACAATTCCTTAATTTGtgtacataaatattttttcccaCGATAGAGGTATTTTCGTCATTTTATCAATCAATAAACGGTCAAACAAACAGGTTACTAACGTCAAGGGAGGTGGCTGATAATATGCGAATACAATCTCTCAAATTGAGAATACGCTAAATCTCAGGGGAGGTTCTGATAATTACCCTTATCAACAGTTGGATAAAATCTAACGGTCAATTGggtaaaagacaaaaaatgagACTGTGAAATGATGGCTGCAACGTAATCCTTACTACATATACATCACATACCCAAATCTACGTAAAATCCAGATATTGGTATGGTCAACTTTAATCCAAGAcctacaaaaattaaaatataaattccaTTAACGAATAGATAGTAATAGTGGCCAATTCCGCAGCAattcaaatgat
It contains:
- the LOC107178782 gene encoding cytokinin riboside 5'-monophosphate phosphoribohydrolase LOG7-like; this translates as MAPTSSSQLKNICVLFGFRYGKYKEFVQAAIDLGRVIAERKLHLVCGGGDRGLSKLVSEVAFVRGSQVLGIIPKALKPLGCLPDSPTREELVVSGDLVTLESLITFASWAHLNVHKKPIVKKLFIWAPTANELLDLLQAYKPESDPMTLALDWATDDDGTNSRKKWRQSGAQVMEGLRHGSGADRPIDGEELQFLQKRFVRHLEFALGLSRQ